From the genome of Candidatus Electrothrix communis, one region includes:
- a CDS encoding Uma2 family endonuclease, with product MDWAAVINNPFLQNLPFKIELNKWGQVLMTPASNSHGRHQFNVGDRIKTGKKGHGQVIMECSIQTSQGVKVADVAWASEEFIKENGFVTPYSMAPEICVEIISPSNSKGEIEEKIELYLAKGAHEVWIVNDKGKTRYYKYKGEIPKSSEVSTD from the coding sequence ATGGATTGGGCCGCAGTAATCAACAATCCCTTTCTACAAAACCTGCCCTTCAAGATCGAACTCAATAAATGGGGACAGGTTTTGATGACTCCGGCAAGTAACAGCCACGGAAGACATCAATTCAACGTTGGTGACAGGATAAAAACCGGAAAAAAGGGTCACGGACAGGTCATCATGGAGTGCTCGATCCAAACCAGCCAAGGCGTTAAAGTGGCGGATGTCGCCTGGGCCAGTGAAGAATTTATCAAAGAAAACGGTTTTGTCACCCCGTATTCAATGGCCCCGGAAATTTGCGTCGAAATCATCTCTCCCTCGAATTCAAAGGGAGAAATCGAAGAAAAAATTGAATTATATCTGGCCAAGGGCGCACATGAGGTTTGGATTGTCAATGATAAAGGAAAAACTCGCTACTACAAATACAAAGGAGAGATTCCTAAATCCTCAGAAGTCTCGACCGATTAA
- a CDS encoding efflux RND transporter periplasmic adaptor subunit has protein sequence MSAKETELDIAAVLQSSRKKGGKCRFCLLVLLLCCAAGAFLYFHQQGTEGGGPEMSYKTEAVSIADLVVTVTATGTLEPTNEVDVGSELSGNIEAVLVDFNDQVTEGQVLARLDVSKLEAQVKQTQASFQAAKAKVAQAQATINETAAKLRQLEKVHTLSKGKLPAKAEMDSAKAAAARARADKASAEAGVAEVQARLDITLNELAKAEIISPVNGIVLSRNIEKGQTVAASFSAPVLFKLAEDLTKMELHVAVDEADIGQVKEGQEAVFTVDAYPERKFSAVIRQVRFASTVTDGVVTYETVLMVDNTDLALRPGMTATAEIVVQKVEQALTVPNAALRFSPPSMKSGQKKKPSLLSAIMPRRPRRNRQSPPAKKKNSQQSVWVLLKDGQPRQVKVKTGFTDGSGTAILEGDLRPGEQVITAALSGGKAR, from the coding sequence ATGAGCGCAAAAGAAACAGAACTGGACATTGCCGCAGTCCTGCAATCATCCCGCAAGAAAGGCGGAAAATGTCGATTCTGTCTGCTGGTTCTGCTGCTCTGTTGTGCTGCCGGTGCTTTTCTTTATTTTCACCAGCAGGGAACGGAAGGCGGAGGGCCGGAGATGAGCTATAAGACAGAAGCGGTCAGTATTGCTGATTTGGTCGTTACGGTGACGGCAACCGGCACCCTGGAACCGACCAATGAAGTGGATGTGGGCAGCGAGCTTTCCGGCAATATCGAGGCGGTGCTGGTGGATTTTAATGATCAAGTCACCGAGGGACAGGTGCTGGCCCGACTGGATGTATCCAAACTTGAAGCCCAGGTCAAACAGACCCAAGCCTCTTTTCAGGCGGCAAAGGCCAAAGTGGCCCAGGCTCAAGCAACCATCAACGAAACAGCGGCTAAACTTCGCCAGCTGGAAAAGGTCCACACCTTAAGCAAGGGCAAGCTGCCTGCAAAGGCGGAAATGGACAGTGCCAAGGCCGCAGCGGCACGGGCCAGGGCAGACAAGGCCAGCGCAGAGGCCGGGGTTGCCGAAGTCCAAGCACGGCTGGATATCACCCTGAACGAATTAGCCAAGGCAGAAATCATCTCCCCAGTCAACGGCATTGTCCTGAGCCGGAATATTGAGAAGGGTCAGACTGTGGCTGCCTCCTTTTCCGCGCCGGTGCTGTTCAAACTTGCTGAAGACTTGACCAAGATGGAACTGCATGTGGCGGTTGATGAGGCGGATATCGGCCAAGTCAAGGAGGGACAGGAAGCGGTCTTTACCGTGGATGCCTATCCTGAGCGTAAGTTCTCCGCAGTGATTCGGCAGGTACGCTTCGCCTCAACCGTCACTGACGGGGTGGTGACCTATGAGACCGTGCTCATGGTGGATAATACGGATCTGGCTCTCAGGCCGGGTATGACCGCCACCGCTGAAATCGTGGTGCAAAAGGTGGAACAGGCCCTGACTGTACCCAATGCGGCCCTGCGCTTCAGTCCACCGTCTATGAAGAGCGGGCAAAAAAAGAAACCTTCTCTGCTGAGCGCCATCATGCCCCGGCGACCAAGAAGAAACCGGCAATCTCCGCCTGCGAAAAAGAAAAACAGCCAGCAGAGCGTTTGGGTGCTGCTCAAGGACGGGCAGCCTCGTCAAGTAAAGGTCAAAACCGGATTCACAGACGGCAGCGGCACAGCAATTCTGGAAGGAGATCTCAGGCCGGGTGAACAGGTCATTACAGCCGCCCTGAGCGGCGGAAAAGCGAGATGA
- a CDS encoding efflux transporter outer membrane subunit — protein MKKYPFSSVLLYGLLFQILTACAVVGPDYQKPELCLAEQWHSPLLKGLQAEQADPRQLASWWEMLEDEQLSSLITRAVNGNLDLKTAAERVEQARLQREIQTTAKFPSLDATGSASWKRDGNESSGENYGTGLNAGWEADLFGSVHRSLEAADADLQTGQENLRDVLVSLTAEVALNYVELRSSQVQLLNVRKSLAIQRETRQLVQWQHEAGLDDELALHQAQYNLESSEAQIPALETSIMSSMNRLAVLLGEPPGTLHDELKTEKNIPKIPATVAVGIPADILRRRPDIRRAESELIAQTARVGVATAELYPKLRLSGVIGINGISVAHFAENLFSPAFWAEQAGLSASWHLFDAGAIRKNIQVQTSQQKQALIEYEAAVLAAQEEIENALTAYVNEQGRKASLVRAVKEAEHAAKLAEKKYQAGLIDFTTVLTTQQTLLSFTNKLAGSEGNMAINFIRLYKALGGGWPCCPADPADAITSKENI, from the coding sequence ATGAAAAAATATCCCTTCAGTTCCGTGCTCTTGTACGGTCTTCTTTTTCAGATCCTGACTGCCTGTGCAGTGGTTGGGCCAGATTATCAAAAGCCAGAACTTTGTCTGGCTGAACAGTGGCACTCTCCCCTACTCAAAGGGTTACAGGCAGAACAGGCTGATCCCCGGCAATTGGCATCATGGTGGGAGATGCTAGAAGATGAGCAGCTCTCCTCCCTGATAACACGGGCTGTGAACGGCAATCTTGATCTGAAAACCGCAGCGGAACGAGTAGAGCAGGCCCGCCTCCAACGAGAAATCCAGACTACAGCCAAATTTCCGTCCTTAGATGCTACAGGGTCTGCTTCCTGGAAGCGTGACGGCAACGAGAGTTCTGGCGAAAACTACGGCACCGGCCTTAATGCGGGCTGGGAGGCTGATCTGTTCGGCAGCGTCCATCGCTCTCTTGAAGCAGCAGACGCTGATCTGCAAACCGGTCAAGAAAACCTACGGGATGTGCTGGTCTCCCTGACAGCCGAGGTCGCTTTGAACTACGTCGAACTGCGCAGTTCCCAAGTTCAGCTGCTCAATGTGCGCAAAAGTCTTGCCATACAGCGCGAAACCCGGCAGCTGGTGCAGTGGCAGCATGAAGCCGGTCTGGATGATGAACTGGCCCTGCATCAGGCGCAATATAATCTGGAAAGCTCTGAGGCGCAGATCCCTGCCCTGGAGACCTCCATCATGTCTTCCATGAACCGGCTGGCTGTTCTGCTCGGCGAGCCCCCAGGCACCCTGCATGATGAACTCAAAACGGAAAAAAACATTCCCAAAATTCCGGCAACCGTAGCTGTGGGGATCCCTGCTGATATTCTTCGCCGTCGGCCTGATATTCGCAGAGCGGAAAGCGAACTCATTGCCCAGACCGCGCGGGTCGGGGTAGCCACCGCAGAGCTGTACCCGAAACTTCGGCTGAGCGGGGTCATTGGCATTAACGGTATATCCGTGGCTCACTTTGCCGAAAATCTCTTCAGTCCTGCCTTCTGGGCAGAACAGGCCGGGTTGAGTGCATCCTGGCATCTGTTTGATGCCGGAGCAATCCGAAAAAATATTCAGGTACAGACCTCTCAGCAAAAGCAGGCGTTGATCGAATATGAAGCTGCGGTACTCGCTGCTCAAGAAGAGATTGAAAATGCTCTGACCGCCTATGTCAACGAACAGGGCAGAAAAGCTTCCTTGGTCAGAGCGGTCAAAGAGGCGGAACATGCGGCTAAGCTGGCAGAGAAAAAATATCAGGCCGGTCTTATTGATTTTACCACCGTGCTGACAACCCAGCAGACCCTGCTCTCCTTTACTAATAAGCTGGCTGGCAGTGAGGGCAATATGGCGATCAATTTCATCCGCCTGTACAAGGCCTTGGGCGGCGGTTGGCCCTGCTGCCCGGCAGACCCTGCGGATGCAATAACCTCGAAGGAGAACATCTGA
- a CDS encoding ABC transporter ATP-binding protein → MSAPLISLRDITKAYGIGQARTYALHGVDLDIGKGDFVAIMGPSGSGKSTCMNILGCLDTPTSGQYRFGGVEVSELSRKQLAMLRRFYLGFVFQGFNLLNRTSALENVELPLVYRGTPGRQRREMARQALKVVGLEGREVHTPGELSGGQQQRVAIARAIVTEPAILFADEPTGNLDTSRSHEIMELLVGLNRDKGITIVMVTHESEMAAYTKRIIRFVDGQVASDAEKEEG, encoded by the coding sequence ATGAGTGCCCCGCTGATCAGCCTCCGGGATATCACCAAGGCCTACGGCATCGGCCAGGCCCGGACCTATGCCCTGCACGGGGTGGATCTGGATATCGGCAAGGGTGATTTCGTCGCCATCATGGGGCCCAGCGGTTCCGGAAAGTCCACCTGCATGAATATCCTCGGTTGCCTGGACACACCGACCTCTGGTCAATACCGTTTTGGCGGGGTGGAGGTCAGTGAGCTGAGCCGCAAGCAGTTGGCCATGCTCCGCCGTTTTTATCTCGGCTTTGTCTTCCAGGGCTTCAACCTCCTTAACCGAACCTCGGCCCTGGAAAATGTTGAACTGCCTCTGGTGTATCGGGGCACTCCGGGCCGTCAACGGCGGGAAATGGCCCGGCAGGCCCTCAAGGTTGTCGGGCTGGAGGGCCGGGAAGTACACACGCCGGGCGAGCTTTCCGGCGGCCAGCAGCAGCGGGTGGCCATTGCCCGGGCCATCGTCACTGAGCCTGCGATCTTGTTTGCCGATGAACCCACCGGCAACCTGGACACCTCCCGCAGTCACGAGATTATGGAGTTACTGGTGGGGTTGAACCGAGATAAGGGGATTACTATTGTCATGGTCACCCATGAATCGGAGATGGCCGCCTATACCAAGAGGATTATCCGTTTTGTCGACGGCCAGGTGGCATCTGATGCTGAAAAGGAGGAAGGCTGA
- a CDS encoding super-infection exclusion protein B, with protein MLRKLGDCKILTLRNLLLPRAWEVFAYQYFFYAYKMNIENIIGWLKLSVKHIFPVFLITGVLLFIPTAQLTTFGVDVFVTTYRMWIGLAFLTSGTLLISHFVFWLKDKLVEWWRIRNLKRTLLNLSPEEKSILADYILLQTKSQQLSFLGGIANGLERNHLIYRSSNLGSIYGFAYNIQPWAWEEFNKHPQLLEPQLSSRRQELKGSGKLG; from the coding sequence ATGTTGCGTAAGCTGGGTGACTGTAAAATTTTGACGTTACGGAATTTGCTCCTGCCGAGAGCATGGGAAGTTTTTGCTTATCAATATTTTTTTTATGCCTACAAGATGAATATAGAAAACATTATCGGATGGCTAAAGCTGTCGGTAAAGCACATTTTTCCCGTCTTTCTTATAACAGGTGTACTGCTGTTTATTCCAACAGCCCAGCTCACAACATTTGGAGTTGATGTTTTTGTCACAACGTATCGCATGTGGATTGGCTTGGCATTCCTTACATCAGGGACGTTGCTCATTAGTCACTTTGTGTTTTGGTTAAAAGACAAGTTAGTTGAGTGGTGGCGTATTCGCAATCTTAAGAGAACGCTGCTGAATCTGAGTCCAGAGGAGAAAAGCATTCTTGCTGATTATATACTTTTGCAAACAAAGAGCCAGCAGCTTTCCTTCTTAGGCGGGATAGCTAATGGTCTTGAACGTAACCATCTTATCTATAGGTCTTCAAATTTAGGTTCTATATATGGTTTTGCTTATAATATACAACCGTGGGCTTGGGAGGAATTTAACAAGCATCCACAGTTACTTGAACCACAATTGAGCAGTAGACGACAAGAGTTGAAGGGATCGGGTAAATTGGGTTAA
- a CDS encoding ABC transporter permease, with protein MFLKMILLALRDIRRNVMRSVLTVLGIIIGVAAVITLVTIGNGTTAQVTGQIAAMGTNVLMLSPGQHRGPSRDLAPKFNLRDVQAIRKEIISLNGVAPVCSAGTTAVAGNRNWSTGITGSSNDFFTVRNWEIESGRIFEPAEELGGKAVCVIGQTVNKNLFPDEDPVGRNIRLGKVSCKVIGLLREKGQSSMGRDQDDLIIMPLPAVQRRFTGNRDVSSIQLSVMDGVSTERVAEDLTALLRKRRHLSANEEDNFSIRDTKELAAMLTGTTKTMTTLLSSVAAVSLLVGGIGIMNIMLVSVTERTREIGIRLAIGAFEHEVLLQFLTEAVVLSSFGGIFGIILALGASFGLTHMMGIPFILDLKIIGIAFLFSAAVGVVFGYFPALKAARLDPIDALRHE; from the coding sequence ATGTTTTTGAAAATGATCCTGCTGGCCCTACGCGACATCCGGCGCAATGTCATGCGCTCTGTCCTGACCGTGCTCGGCATCATCATCGGGGTGGCTGCGGTTATCACTCTGGTGACCATCGGTAACGGCACCACGGCCCAGGTTACCGGCCAGATCGCGGCAATGGGCACGAACGTCCTGATGCTCTCACCGGGTCAGCACCGGGGGCCTTCCCGCGATTTAGCACCCAAGTTCAATCTGCGGGATGTCCAGGCTATCCGCAAGGAGATTATTTCGCTGAACGGGGTCGCTCCGGTCTGCTCCGCCGGCACAACCGCTGTGGCCGGAAACCGGAACTGGTCCACCGGTATAACGGGCAGCAGCAACGATTTTTTCACGGTACGCAACTGGGAAATTGAGAGCGGCAGGATTTTTGAACCGGCCGAAGAACTGGGAGGAAAGGCGGTCTGTGTCATCGGTCAGACAGTGAACAAAAATCTCTTTCCCGACGAAGACCCGGTGGGCAGGAATATCCGCTTAGGCAAGGTCTCCTGCAAGGTGATCGGCCTGCTGCGGGAAAAGGGCCAGTCCAGCATGGGCCGTGATCAGGACGACCTGATCATCATGCCCCTGCCCGCAGTGCAGCGCAGATTCACCGGCAACCGGGATGTCTCCTCGATCCAGCTTTCGGTGATGGACGGGGTGTCCACGGAAAGGGTCGCCGAAGACCTGACCGCCTTGCTGCGCAAACGGCGGCATCTGTCGGCCAATGAAGAGGATAATTTCAGTATCAGAGACACCAAGGAGCTGGCCGCCATGCTTACCGGCACCACCAAGACCATGACCACCCTGCTCAGTTCAGTGGCTGCGGTCAGCCTGCTGGTGGGCGGTATCGGCATCATGAATATCATGCTGGTTTCGGTGACGGAACGTACCCGTGAGATCGGCATCCGGCTGGCCATCGGGGCTTTTGAGCACGAGGTGCTGCTCCAGTTTCTGACCGAGGCGGTGGTACTCTCCTCCTTTGGTGGCATCTTTGGGATCATCCTAGCCCTGGGCGCGTCCTTCGGCCTCACTCATATGATGGGAATCCCCTTTATCCTTGATCTGAAGATCATCGGCATTGCCTTTCTCTTTTCCGCAGCTGTCGGAGTGGTGTTCGGCTATTTCCCGGCTTTGAAGGCGGCTCGGCTTGATCCTATTGATGCTTTGCGGCATGAGTAG